The segment GTCAATCAAGataattctaataaaaaaaactacatgTTTAATCTATATTTGTGATTcgttcataaatatattaatttaagaagaaaaatattcgTATAAAGTACTATTTTTATAAGTGCAACGTTCACTTGtagattaatattttaagaatattttggtCATCCAATATTGAGtagttaaaatatttgtgtttttttattaatatatataatactagtaaaaaatataatatgtaatatataCTATAATTAATTTGGGAATTTTGATGAGAAGAAGCGAAGCAAAATGGTGTTTAACAAAGGACCAAAGTGAAAAACTAAAGgtgcatttatttatttatttaagagataaataagaagaaagaaTTAGGTCAGATATATGAAAAAGAAGAATGTAAAAGAGGGGTTATTTAGAAATTGGAATTTGAGAAGCCGCATAGGTTGTTTGTTTAAAGAAGAATATATAATGCTCCATTTACGTGCATGCTGCTGTCAATTTCCCTCAGTTACAAAGGGTatgtttatatcatatattcataaaaatgtATAGATCTAATTGCCGGGGATGTAACAGTTGgtgtatataataatataggAGTTGAATTTTCAAATGGTAGAATTATTCCCAAATGGAACTTGTGTTTTCCAAGGCAGAAATGGAGTGTATCAAAAAGGTACATAATTGCAGCCTCATCACCACAATGCTGTGAAATGGAAATGGATGGTTTATGGACGACGCAACTCAATGCGCTCTATCAATTTTCTCGCCCACACACTATATTTGGAACTGTGAgtattttcattttgattttcaTTGTTGCTATACTTATTGatcttcttcttatttcttGAATTCATTCCCAGATTATAGGGATCACTTCCGTCTCTACTCTACCAATCAAATCCTTAGCAGATATTTCTCCCATATTTTTTCTCGGACTATTAAAGGTAAAATTTGGTTTAAGTTTTATCAACATGATCCTCATTTGCGTAACGTCTTAATTTGTTTCTTCTGGTCCAGGCATTAATTCCATCACTGTTAATGAACGTTTATGTGGTTGGGTTAAATCAACTGTTTGATGTCGAAATAGACAAGGTAATTTATctttatctttatcttttttttttaatttctcataCCATTCTCGTTGCCCAAAACAGACGAATTAATATTGCTACTGGATTGGATTGTCACATTTTCCTCCCCCCGTAATTTTCCTCTTTTTCATGTCAGGTGAACAAACCAAGTCTGCCACTGGCTTCTGGAGAAATTTCAATGAAACGAGGCATCGCAATAGTTATCACCTCCCTACTCATGGTATACATTAATATTTTGCATGTATTTTTGGAATGcaaatttgcttttttttttcttgatccTAATATCTAATATATTTGCAGAGTTTTGGTATGGGAATTAAGTTTCAATCTCCACCATTATTAGCTGCTCTCATTGTTAGCTTTCTTCTTGGAAGTGCATATTCTGTAGAGGTAACTCTTCATTTCCCTTGtcatttgattattttgaaCAACAACTTGGTATCAATCATTTCTAACTCAATTCAGTATTGTTTTAAAGTTGCCTTTTCTTAGATGGAAAAGAAATGCAGCCCTGGCTGCAGTATGCATCATGGTTGTGAGGGCTATCATTGTTCAGTTTGCTTTTTTCGCACATATACAGGTAGGTATACATGTTTTTGTAATGTCCTTATTTACCGAACCATTAacttttgtgaaaattttctGTAGAAATATGTGCTGGTGAGGCCTATTCTCTATACAAGATCTCTGTTTTTTGCTGTCACATTTATGTGCATCTTCACTGCTGTCATTGCCCTGTTTAAGGTAATCTTAATTTCAAACTAATTGGGCtaaaccaaataatttttttgattaaagCTTTGTCACTTTCACAGGACATCCCTGACGTCAACGGTGATAGAAATTTTGGCATCCAATCTTTAAGTGTCAGCCTTGGACAAGAACAAGTTAGTCAAATTTTACTCAATACATTAAGCTCCG is part of the Solanum pennellii chromosome 8, SPENNV200 genome and harbors:
- the LOC107028106 gene encoding homogentisate geranylgeranyltransferase-like isoform X2 → MKKKNVKEGLFRNWNLRSRIGCLFKEEYIMLHLRACCCQFPSVTKGVEFSNGRIIPKWNLCFPRQKWSVSKRYIIAASSPQCCEMEMDGLWTTQLNALYQFSRPHTIFGTIIGITSVSTLPIKSLADISPIFFLGLLKALIPSLLMNVYVVGLNQLFDVEIDKVNKPSLPLASGEISMKRGIAIVITSLLMSFGMGIKFQSPPLLAALIVSFLLGSAYSVELPFLRWKRNAALAAVCIMVVRAIIVQFAFFAHIQKYVLVRPILYTRSLFFAVTFMCIFTAVIALFKDIPDVNGDRNFGIQSLSVSLGQEQVFWLCISMLVAAYAAAMVIGATATTLSNKLVTVLGHFLLACFLLFKAQSVDISSQVSITSFYMFIWKLFYAEYLLIPFVR
- the LOC107028106 gene encoding homogentisate geranylgeranyltransferase-like isoform X1, which encodes MKKKNVKEGLFRNWNLRSRIGCLFKEEYIMLHLRACCCQFPSVTKGVEFSNGRIIPKWNLCFPRQKWSVSKRYIIAASSPQCCEMEMDGLWTTQLNALYQFSRPHTIFGTIIGITSVSTLPIKSLADISPIFFLGLLKALIPSLLMNVYVVGLNQLFDVEIDKVNKPSLPLASGEISMKRGIAIVITSLLMSFGMGIKFQSPPLLAALIVSFLLGSAYSVELPFLRWKRNAALAAVCIMVVRAIIVQFAFFAHIQKYVLVRPILYTRSLFFAVTFMCIFTAVIALFKDIPDVNGDRNFGIQSLSVSLGQEQVFWLCISMLVAAYAAAMVIGATATTLSNKLVTVLGHFLLACFLLFKAHEHVLQVLGHFLLACFLLFKAQSVDISSQVSITSFYMFIWKLFYAEYLLIPFVR